The genomic window GGAACCCTGTGTAACAACGAAAATGTGCGAGAGGGGGCTTTGGCATGGGAAAGCAAGCGAGCTGATGCTCTTGCACGTCCAGGAACAAACGTTCTAATCATTATGTCGGAGCTGGTGAGATATTAGAAGAGACAAAAAGTGGGCCCGAGAAATTTCACACAAAGGCTTGCGTTCGAAAAGCGCTCGAGTTCTAATAGCTGCGTACTATAATAATTAATAGGTGTCGAACAAAAGTACCCAATTGATCAGCTGCTTCAAAACGTTTTCTTTCGTGATGTCCAATTAATCTATTTCAATATAATTTTATATTGAATTAAAGTGTAGTGCATGAAGCCATGACTCTGTCCGGTTTTCCTCCTCAGAACtgagtgaaaaaaaaaaaagaagacgCCACGGTCACGTGCTATTAATCCCCGCCCTAAAAGGTGACATATTGCAGTGTAACACCAGGGAAATCAACGTTAACGCTGTTTGTTAGACATAGGTACTGGTTCCGGTATACTATTGAGAATACAACTACAACGCTATGTTCCCAGGCGTTTTGTGAAACTATTAACTAGTTCGTTAAACTTTTTGCACTGGATATAAATATTTGCTGTAGAAAGCTTAAATATGATTGAACATGAATAAAAAGAATGTCAACAGTAtgaacaaaatcaaaactACTGCGCAACAGTAACTAAACTTATTCTATATTACAgatggaaaaaaagttcaTAATTTGATCAAGGGCCAGAATGGAAATTACTAAATCTAGCTGATGCCCCCCCCCGCATGCATAGGGCAGATCTCCACTCTGCATTGATTGTGATCCCTTTACGTAGGTATTTTCCTAGCTTGTCAcctttttatatatataaaaaaaaaaaaaataaacagCTGCCCTTTACTGTAAGAGAAGTTAACAATCTAGTTACGCACTTTTTAACAGTAAAAACGGCAGATATTTGCGTATAGAGAGAAATTTCAACGCTTTCAGAGACTAGTATACAAGTAACCAATCAAAAAATgtctgctgctgccgcaCACGACGCTGCTTGCATCTTCtgcaaaatcatcaaaGGTATGTGAATTGTGGGATAAACGAGCCTCTTTTTTCGTACACCGATGTACTACGACTCCCTTTTCCGTTAAAGTTCCTAATACTAACTTAACTAATTTCTGATGAATGCTCCTCACCCAATAAGGGTGATTCTTAGCACTCTTCCATAATATAATACAGGTGAGATCCCTTCTTTCAAGTTAATCGAGACCCAGTACTCGTACTCATTCCTCGACATCCAACCAACCACCGAGAACCACATTCTCATCATTCCAAAGTACCATGGTGGTAAGTTGCACAACATCCCAGACGAGTACCTTGCAGACCTCCTACCTGTAACCAAGAAACTCGTGAAATTGATTGGCATTGACAAGGACGGCCCAGAGGGCGCGGGCTACAACGTCCTCCAGAACAACGGTAGAATTGCACaccaagaagttgatcaCGTGCACTTCCATCTAATCCCAAAGACCGATGCAAAGACAGGTTTGATTGTGGGATGGCCAGCGCAACAGTCCgatttcaacaaattgGGCGAGCAGCACAAGAAATTGTTAGCTAAGCTAGAGGGCTGAAGCGGAAAACTCGCAGTGGACCCGCCTTTCGTTCTTTTCGTACTACTACTGtatgaagaacaaagaaagattgaTCCGAACTACGTAGAAACTTAAGTAAAGTACACACATACTTCCCTCGACACACAGAAAGGGcaggaagaaaaaactaTTTTATGACATGCAATAAAGCACAGCACCCTCACTTGAACTGAACTAGAATCAAAATGCAGTACAGTGCAGCATAATGCATTGCAATGATATTCAATACAGCACCACCACGCGCCGTGCTGGATACCGCTGCTTACCCGTTAAGCGAATACCAAACCCAAGGAATATAGGGCAAAAAAATGCTGTCTTGAGTCttcccaagaagaaaacgaaaacgaaaTCGGTAGAGATAGATCATTtttattacccggacaaAGGATCCAAAAAGACTTATTCGGTGGcaaattccaaaatctGGTATATTTATAAAGGTAACAGGGACAGTTATCCTTTATACAACACACTTTAATAAATTGGGGGCGATATAATTATATCTGGAGCTGCATTGAGTTGGTAAAAGTGCTATAGGATAGCTTTAGAATACTGATATTATCTGGATAAAGGAAGTGTATACTATActactctttttttttttctggtgATATTGTAAGTTAATAGAAGTCGGATTAAGGATGCCAGAGGAACACAAGAAACTATTGGACGGTTCTGGAGCTGCTCCAGAGGCAGACGATGCTACTGCCACCGCCATCttaagaagaaagaagaaggataatatgcttcttgttgatgatgcGGTGAATGATGACAATTCTATCATCGCTATCAATTCTAACACTATGGATCTTTTACAGTTATTTCGTGGTGACACAGTCCTAGTAAAGGgtaagaagagaaaggatACAGTTTTGATTGTTATGATCGACGACGAATTGGAAGATGGTGTGTGTAGAGTAAACCGTGTTGTTCGTAACAACTTGAGAATAAGATTAGGTGATTTGGTGACCATTCACCCATGCACTGACATCAAGTATGCTTCAAGGATCTCTGTCTTGCCGATCGCTGATACCATTGAAGGTTTGACTGGTAACCTCTTTGACGTGTACTTAAAGCCATACTTTGTCGAAGCTTACAGACCTGTCAGAAAGGGCGATCACTTTGTTGTCAGAGGTGGTATGAGACAAGTAGAATTTAAGGTTGTAGATGTGGAACCAGAAGAATATGGTGTCGTCGCACAAGACACGATCATTCACAGCGAAGGTGAGCCAATTAACagagaagatgaagaaaataatatcaatgAAGTCGGCTATGACGATATCGGTGGTTGCCGTAAACAAATGGCCCAGATAAGAGAATTGGTCGAACTACCATTGAGACACCCTCAATTGTTCAAAGCCATCGGTATTAAGCCTCCAAAGGGTATTCTAATGTACGGTCCCCCAGGTACTGGTAAGACGTTGATGGCTAGAGCTGTCGCAAATGAAACTGgtgccttcttctttttgatcaATGGTCCAGAAGTCATGTCGAAGATGGCCGGTGAATCTGAATCCAATCTAAGAAAAgcctttgaagaagcagaaaagaATGCACCAGCTATCATCTTTATCGATGAAATAGATTCCATCGCGCCAAAGCGTGACAAGACTAATGGTGAAGTGGAGAGAAGAGTTGTCTCACAACTTTTGACGTTGATGGATGGTATGAAGGCTAGATCTAACATCGTTGTTATTGCCGCTACCAACAGACCTAATTCCATCGATCCTGCATTGAGAAGATTCGGTAGATTCGATAGAGAAGTTGATATTGGTGTCCCTGATGTCACTGGTAGATTGGAAGTTCTACGTATTCACACAAAGAACATGAAGTTGGCAGATGATGTCGATCTAGAGAAATTGGCCGCAGAAACCCACGGTTACGTTGGTGCTGATATCGCTTCGCTATGTTCTGAAGCTGCCATGCAACAAATTCGTGAAAAGATGGACCTAATCGATttagatgaagatgaaatcGATGCCGAAGTCTTGGATTCTTTGGGTGTTACTATGGACAACTTCAGATTCGCATTGGGTAACTCTAATCCATCAGCATTACGTGAAACTGTTGTCGAATCCGTCAACGTTACATGGGATGACATTGGTGGTTTGGATGATATCAAGGAAGAATTAAAGGAAACTGTTGAATACCCAGTTTTGCATCCAGACCAATACACCAAATTCGGTTTGTCTCCATCAAAGGGTGTGTTGTTCTACGGTCCACCTGGTACTGGTAAGACTTTGCTAGCAAAGGCTGTTGCTACCGAAGTGTCTGCCAACTTCATCTCTGTCAAAGGTCCTGAATTACTAAGTATGTGGTATGGTGAATCTGAGTCAAACATTCGTGATATTTTCGACAAAGCAAGAGCTGCCGCTCCAACTGTCGTCTTCTTGGATGAATTAGATTCCATTGCTAAAGCCCGTGGTGGATCCTTGGGCGATGCTGGTGGTGCCTCTGATAGAGTGGTCAACCAATTGTTGACTGAAATGGATGGTATGAATGCAAAGAAGAACGTTTTCGTCATTGGTGCCACAAACAGACCTGATCAAATCGATCCTGCTATTCTAAGACCAGGTAGATTGGATCAATTGATTTATGTTCCACTACCAGATGAAGCTGGAAGACTATCCATTCTAACTGCGCAATTAAGAAATACACCATTGGAGCCTGGTCTAGATCTAAAGGCAATAGCTCAAGCTACCCAAGGTTTCTCTGGTGCTGATTTGTCTTATATCGTACAGAGAGCTGCCAAGTTTGCTATCAAAGATTCCATTGAAGCTCAAAGACGTGCAGAAGccatcaagaaagaaaaggaagctgaagaagagggaACCACAAAAGTTAAGaccgaagaagatgttgaaatGTCTGATGTCCAACAAGAAGACCCTGTACCTTACATTACAAAGGAACATTTCACTGAAGCTATGAAGACAGCTAAGCGTTCTGTTACGGATACCGAACTACGTCGTTACGAAGCTTACGCTCAACAGATGAAGGCTTCAAGAGGACAATTCGGCAACTTCTCATTTGACGATGCATCTGGAGCTGCTCCAGCCCAAACTGGTACTGAGGGCTCAGGTGCGGCATTCGGAGAGGCTGCTGGtgaagatgacgacgatTTGTACAGCTAGATTAGCGAAACTCACACAATTTCTAAGAGATCACGTTAAAACACTAGAGTATGcatgtatttttttgtatggTGAACTAATAATGTAAATTATACGTACATGTGTAAGATTTAAACGAACACAAGGGTATTTGAGATACTGAAACAGCTAAAGCGATAATAGTCTAGATAACCCCAAAGtataatattgaaaaggaagTCCTATAGTAAATAtacctatatatatatatgaaagaATGCTATAGttatttgatttgaacGATAAATTTAAAGTGATGCGATGCTCCGGTTACAACCATGTCCTTTAATTGAAAATTGAAGCCCAGCCTGACTTCGATGAAACTGATCTTGAGTTCGTCACTGCAACAGCAGGTAAAGCCTTCAAATCTGTGTACGATTTTGAGCTTAAGATAATAGGTTTAGTGAGTCCAAACTTCCTCTTGGATGGTGGCTTCTCTAAAGGTTCTTCGTTAATAACTTTCAGTCTAGTATGTTTCGAATACTGATATGCATTAGAACCTGCAGAAGAGGACAAAGATGAACTCGAACCTGCAGAAGAAGGAGCTGATGAGCTTGAAGATGAGTAGGCACCTGTCGGTACCGAGCTCATAGTCGAAGTAGATTCGATGGTAGATAATGtgtttgaagatgatagCGAAGGAATGGACATATGCGATGAGGAACGGGAATGGGCTTCCACGTTGACTAGATGTTGTTTTGTATATCCACTGACAGGAGCATTGAATAGGAGCATCGATGCCGAGTTCTGCTTTGCCATTAGTTCCTGTTTGTGGGCAGCAGATCTGGCGCTCAATTGGTGTTGAATCGGCACCAAGAAATGCGATAACGCGCGGGTGAGATCTTGTGTAGAGAAATTGAGATTCCAGCCGAATAACGCAAGTAATTCCCTCTCTATCGCGTTTATATCCTCCAGCGTAAACAGGCCATTCGTGTATTTTGTCCAATGCTTATTCAAAGGCGAGGAGTCATTCAGGTTCTTTGCTGCCAGTATCAGACATCCAATGAAGATTCTGTGTCTCGTGGTAGAAATACCTGTGACATCGGTAGGCAAAATAGACCGCAGTTTAATCAAATAAACCGTCGTCGCCATTAGAGTTGGCGTTTGCACATTGGAGTGACTAATCAACGTCTTGATAAAATCCACCAAAGAAACAGCAGATCCACCGCCGTTTCTCACGTCTGTATCGGTAGTACTAATAACTGAAGCTGCAGTAGCTGCCAGAAAATGAACCATTTCCAGGTTCACAGCCTGAGCATTAAAATGAACCAACGCCTGATACTCTGACATTTTAGTCCCACTTTTGTAAATGTATATGGTTCCCAATACCCAATGCCCAGTGTTACAGTTTAATGACTTCCTACTGTCCTCCCATAAAGGCACACTTTCGCACTGCGTTTGAACCCGACAAACACCTTCACTACTTAAACACtcatatatgtatatatatacaaacacacacaaatATTTCCGGATACCAGGCCATGCCTCAAAGTCTCATTCCCGCTCTTATTCCAGCTCTTCTTCCCttgctttttttccttttcccaTTTCCCATGGTTCAATATGTTTCACAATGAAGCTGGTTTCAAAGCTCGCATTGTTCATATACTCATTTTGctagttttttttttctttcgcACAGCATATTCTAAAGGAAACCTGCCAAAATTTCGTGTAAGTTGAAAACTAATTAAAAAAACCAAGTGAACCAACACAACTCGCGAAATTTCATGAAGCGTGTaccgaaaaaaaaaagaactggGTTTGCATTTAGTTAGTAGCTACGAAAAAGAATGCAGACTTGCGGCAAAGATGGGGTTGGGGCTGGGATTGGGATTATGAATGGGATTGAGGGAGATATCGTGGGctggttttttttttctttcttgctTTCCTTGcttctttgcttctctACTTCCTATGTCTccagacagacagacagacagacgCCTTGTTGTTATAGTAGTCATAGTCGTAGGCTTTATTTAGAGTAACTTTATCTTTTAAGAGTTTATAGAGCAGTATAGTTTACAAAGATAGAATACAAGGTAGCGGGGCCATTGTGCCTGACGCCTGTGtccatatatatcaatCCGTCAGGTGCttatttccatttccatgTAGGAGTCTATTCGTTagatttttattttttttttataattattGGTTTTTAGTTTAGTCTTAGTCTTAGTCCTAGTCTTTACTACTAGCTGTGTATGTGTACGTGTGCtctatctctctctttctttctctgtcTGATGAGAGTTTAGGCTTTTTGGTACAACTTTTATTTGACTGCTTGTTCGTCTGggtagaagaagaaggccaaTGCCACTAGAACGTACATAGCTAGCGACATGGAACCTTCCATCCAGTTGGATTCACCGTCTAGGATCAAGTAGTTTGATAGGAAGACGGAGATCAACATGATGACTGTTTCGAACGTAGCAAAGTTCAATGTCATTGGGACGTCAATAGCCCATCCAACAAGAACCATGAACGGAGTCACGAAAAGGGAAATTTGTAGAGAAGACCCGATGGCCACACTCAAAGCCAAATCCATCTTGTCCTTCATAGCCACAATCACACTGGTGACATGTTCTGCAGCGTTACCGACAATTGGGATAACAATTAAACCGATAAAAGTCTTGGATAAACCGGAACTGGCTACAATGTCATCGATGGTACCAACTAGGAAGTCAGCACAAATAGACACTAGCACTGTAGTGATGGTCAAAATTACCAAGGACGATGTGATGCTCATGCTTTCGCCGACTAGGTCACGTTGTTCTTGGTTGTGTAAAAcctcttctgtttcttcgttttgttgttcaaaCATCTCACGATGCGAACCGAGCTGGAAGACCAAGAATAATACGTACACTATCAATAGCACAATAGAAGTTGCTCTCGACAACGACAGGATTTTAGCATCGACAAAATGTACGCTCTTTTTGTCATCTGGCAACGTAGCCTTGAACGCTGCTGGAATCAATAGTGATGCACTCGAAATCGCCAACAATGAGCTCATTGTTTGTGCAGCGGTTTGGTTGAATTTCTGTTGCGTCCTGTTGTAGCCACCACATACAAAGCAGAAACccaacaccaacaacaaattcGAAAGAATTGAGCCAAGCATAGATGCTTGCACAATTCTAATTTGACCCTCCTTCAAGGCAATAACGGAAACAATCAATTCAACCGCATTACCAAGGGTAGCGTTCAATAGCCCACCAATCGTACTACCAGCCTTGTCTGAAAGTTGCTCAGTAGCAAAAGCTAGAATGGCGGCTAGTGGAATGATGGACATGAAGTTCAAGATAAATACCCaggttgaagaaaagccTCCATATCCGAATAGCAAACCCAACGGAACAAATACCAACAAATAATTCACAGGCGATGAATAAAACACTATCTTCGATACTTCAGCACAGTTAGCCAAAGCCGAAGTCGAATGACGAACACCAGCTCTGGTAGAGCTCAATAACGGTGTATTAGAATCCATACCGCTTCCTCTAATGCGCACTTACTGGACAACAAATGGAATTAGCAAATATCCAAACCTACCAAAATTAATCGCTCAAGTCGGAACGTACAAACTATTAACTTAGTCCGAGCGAGTGAATAAAATACCTGTTATACTGTAGCTACTACTCCTCAATCAACAGATCCTTTGGAGTGAATACTTTGCTACATTTATACCCAAACATATTCCAATATGCTGTGCTAACCGGTTTTTAAGGTAAATTGCTAAAGCCAGCCCAGCTCTAAATGTCTGGGTCgcattttcaattttttttgagaaattggaaaaaaaaaagcgatGAGATAACCACGGTTACGGATGGCCTATATAGCAGTAGAAAGTCAATTTACTgcgagaaaaaaaaggaaattgtTCGGCTCATCAAAAGAGGCAGTGACCCAAGGGTCTAGATTTGCGAaccctctctctcttgttttttttttttggtctCTCTATCCGCCCATTGTCTATCATACGTGCTCAGTGTTTTGGTCACCTCTCAATCCAATTCCGACATTCAATATGGAAAgtgtgtgtgcgtgtgtaGAATATGATCACGTGCATATACCCGAAAGCCAATCAATTGTGACATGAATCAAACTTCACAGTTGCAAGCATTGCTATTACGAATACTGTAATTGACCAACATGTCAAACCAATAGGCACGAACCATGGGTTCGTTGAGCTTTTTTGCCAAAAATTGACGATCCGACGGGACAATCGGAGTAGCTTGCTGTCGTCCGTTTGAAGATTTACATCGACAGGAGGGTGTATCGAATGGTACAGCAGCACGTTCTCGGGACTTACGGAGCGAATAGAAGTTAAGTTTGGTGGTGCAGAAGTCTGCATCATCAATGGGGTGTTTATAGTATCGTAGGCAAATTCTGTATTCAGACTACGTGAAGGGTGCTGCTGTTCTTGTGAACTTGAACCAGCATTGTAAACGCTCACTGACATGTCTTTCCATGTGTATAAAAACACGAAGAACAATGCTCGTATCACGAAGAATGGTATGACTACCGACAGTAGGAAATTTGCGAATGACTTTGAACCGAAATACACAACAATCTTGGTAAATAACGATGGGTGACTGGGAACGTAGATAAAGTAAATTGAAAGTATAAGTGCTTGTCCGACGTTGTTCAAAATATAGTCAATGTGAATGAGATTTGAGACTACAATTTTACTCATAAGCTCCTTCCAGTTTTGAATGCGAGGAAACACTTTATGCTGAATCAAAGGAGATGATTGTTGGTAAGAAAACGATCCTGTTCTTATCGGAATCCACTGATAGTTTCCCATATCGTTACCATGGCTCTCAATGTCATTTAGAAATTTCATAGTGTCCGTGTTAAAATTGATAACCATTGTAGATTCATCAGAATTAATATCCTGGTTAGTTGCAGACTCAGGGGTCGAAGCCACCGAGGGGAAGTTGGTTGATCCATACCCTGGACTATACACATTGCTCGATATTTTGGATCTATTCCGTCTGATACTGACACATTTGCCGAGCTCAATCTCTTTTCTGATGTCTTCATACCCATCCGAGGTGTTTGACATCATACTTGCCTTCAGGTCAGATTCTGTAAATGAACTTACCTCTTCGTAGTTATATAATGTCTCCATGACACTTATTACAACCTCACTAAAAGACCACGAAATGCCAAATATATAACATTGCTTAGGGATAATATGCCATACTGTTGAGGAGTCTGTTTTACCGAAGTGGAACGAAAACCCTCCAATTGGTGATGTTGAATCCTGTAATTGAGGATATgccaaagagaaaataatCAGTAGCATAAACCAGTCATTTATGCAGtgctcaacaacaatattgAGAGCCAGATAACTGGAATTAACACTGAAAAGGAATGTTTtaatgaaatataataaaaatggaGAAAGGAACCCTAGTAACGACGTCCTAAAATAGTCTTGCGAATTAGGTGCAAAAATGCCAGGTACGTTGTAGGTTGATTGTAAGAAACTTGATGACCAGTACACAGCAGCGTATATTGCTATCAAATTAATCAGATTAAACACTACCACATATGCTCTGGAAGAACAGAAAAGTGGCATGAATAGATCTGAAGCATAACTTAACAACGCCATTGTGACCCTAACAAAGCTTACCTTTAGTGATCAACTTTATGTGGTGGGTGTACGTCGTCTCCTAAAGATTGTTATGAAGAGGGAGATTAAGTCAAGCTATATGGTGGAGTTTCTGAGTATAGCAGGTTCACAAATCAATACCCACTGTCTATAAACATATACAGAAATTCATCTCTTTGGATCATACTTTCTACTGTACCTAATATGATGATTTGGTTTTCTTATTGTGAGGAAATTAagtgaaacaaaaatgcaAATCCGACAGAAagtcaaagaaagagtaaATAGGGTTTGCCCATCAGAAAAGTTAAAGTAAGTTGGCCTCAGAGCTCGATATAGTCAAAGAAGCTATTTAAAAGCATAATACATTGTGATAAAATTATAAATTAAAGACGTACATAGTGCAACATACTGATATTAGTTATTACAAATTAGATGAAAGACGGattttgatgttgaaaaaagtCTCTTATTGGGGAAAACACGAAAGGTCATTATTGAAGTGCTTTAATAGAACAATGACTCCgaaaatagaagaaaattTGGTTTGAATACAACTTGGATTAAAATGGCATGAAATAGAAATTAAGCATAATACAAATATCCTTAAAAGGTCAAAGTGTGGAAGTGTAATGTAATGTTACGATTGGAGTAGAAGTTTGCCCAGTAGCGGTGTCACATAGTTGATGAAAAAgggaaaataaaaagaggtgagtaaagaagaatataatAATCAATAACAGAAAGGAATTGAGAGACTTTAATAACTCGAAGAACAGAATAATGATACAGTGGTAACAGTAGTTTGGACAAAAATAAGGATGAGGTAAGTAAACATAAGGGGTTCCCAAATATACTTTGATATGGCAATCGGAATGCTGGGAAAggtattgttttctttttttgtttacttttttgGTACAGAAGATTCACAGCTCTTCATCACCTTCCCTTCTCTAAATGGAAAACCCTTATTAAACCTTGGTTTGTCTGGTCATTTAGATTTCTTTTAAGTCTAGGATGTGGTTTTGTGTTTTCGACCAACTTAAGTGATTGAGAGGGTGTTGGTGGATGTATTTGGCTTTCGTTTCTGCGTGGGGATGCAAGTTTCCTTTGCTTTGTGACTCTTTTCGGACTTAGGAGCACGTCAGAGTTATTTGCAttactgttattattagGGAATGTAGAGAGATTGGCTATTTTTGAGGTGGGAGACGATAGGGATGAAGGAATATTATCTGGTTGACTAGTTGAACTGGAATCGATGAGGAAACGCGTTTGCTTCTGTagtttatttttgaagaactctgcttcttttttgacCAAGTCCTTCTCAACAGCAGCACGGtcgtctttttctttcctatTTTCCCAATGCGAGAGTTGAGCTTGCAAAGACCAATGCGAGATTGCCGACAGAGATCTGTTTAGAAGCGATATTATCTTGGTCATTTCCTCAGTACGGGggtctttcttttcaaggTCTGACACCATTTTCGCTATCTCAATCTCCAAAATCCGAGTATTCTTCAATGAGTGCTGTTGGGTATCTTGCATAACGTCACACTCTTCCGACAGAAGTGCCATGGACTGCGAGTGCGATCTTGACGAGCTGGCCTCTTCGCTTTcgttgttattgttgttatttgAACCAGGAAACTCCAGTCCAAATTCTAGTTTACCAGGCTCTTCCGGTGTTATCGTCTGCATAGAGCCCCTCGAATTCCCACTGGAAACATTCCCATAAGCAGTACTGACACTGCTATCCCTGCTACTTCTTGTTCTCAGAGTACGCATTTACCCTTGTTAAGTGTTTGGTGTCTGTTTTCGGATATCGTGAGTGAGGAGTGATTGTCGATTGGTCTATTGGTAATAtggatatttttttggacTTCTAAAGAACTCCTTAGATGAGCTCCCTTTTAACCAAGAAAACACACAAATCTCACTTACACAGTATGGTGTTACCCAGATGTAGCTCTTATCAAACTGTAAACTAATCTAACCATGTGCTCTAATCCCCTTCCCATTTATTGGAGAGGTAAATCGTTTGGTAATGCATTCTGGCTTTCAAACCCGTAagcttttgttttgttcaactttgaggaaaaaaaaaaaatgccgAAAAAAAGCAATGAGATGAGCATATCACTTTAGGAACGCTCAGCCGTGCCGTTAATGAATGTAGTCAATTCAAGTTAGTCAGGACAACAGACGCGCGGTTTGCGTCAGGATTCCGAGAGCGCTAGTTGGTGGACGAAAGTGAATTGTAGTGTATAGTGTACTGTATTGTGAAGTGAATTGGGGAGGGCTTGCTTTGGTTTGAAGCCGGGAATTACGTAGTTAAAAAGTCGAAGGGTCTCGGACCTTGATTAATGTAGATCTATGGGTAAATCTGCGATGGGATACCACCGGAACACACCCGCGAGGTTGAGTACAGTGGCAACCGAAACATAACCACGGAGGGGTATGGGGCAATCCTTGGACGTTCCATTGAAAAAGTGTGAGATGTAGAAATATTGTATAAATTTATATAATTCGTAAATGAGTATACACACAACACGGGGAAGAAACACTAGCACTTCCCGAGTTTTCTGTTCCTCATACAGTGATCTCTATTCTCTCGCGACTCCCAACGGGGGGAATTGATTCATAATGATAGTAAATTAcgatgataataataatacctgTGACAAGAGAGACCAGACCGCAATGCGAAGCAGCCTCCCTTGGATTCCTAATGATAAAATgtcaaaaacacaaaatgAGGTTCTGTGATTCTTTGTTTAATCGAACAAACCGAAACCCATGTCGTCATCGGattcttccttttcggATTCAGCAGCTTCTTCGGcagcttcttcagcagcaccggaagcagcagcagcaccgGCAGCTGGGGCAGCTGGACCAGCGGCGTGGAAACCGGACAAAACTTCCTTGATGTCCTTACCTTCCAAAGCCTTGGCGAAAACTTCAGCCCAGACGTTGTCGACGGAGGCACCAGCAGCCTTGGTCAAAGTCAACAAGTTGTCGGCAGTGACGTCCAAACCGGCATCAGCCAAGATCAAAGAGGCATAAGAAATAACAGCGTCAGACATTGTTGTTTGCTATGTTGTGTATATGTCTATTAGATCAAAAAAGGGTTAACCGAAACAAAATACACCAACCAATAAACGCTAATACGCAAAATTAAATAACTTTTTAagaattaattaattaattagtTTCACTATTCGTCAACTACA from Kluyveromyces marxianus DMKU3-1042 DNA, complete genome, chromosome 6 includes these protein-coding regions:
- the AIT1 gene encoding Ait1p; this encodes MALLSYASDLFMPLFCSSRAYVVVFNLINLIAIYAAVYWSSSFLQSTYNVPGIFAPNSQDYFRTSLLGFLSPFLLYFIKTFLFSVNSSYLALNIVVEHCINDWFMLLIIFSLAYPQLQDSTSPIGGFSFHFGKTDSSTVWHIIPKQCYIFGISWSFSEVVISVMETLYNYEEVSSFTESDLKASMMSNTSDGYEDIRKEIELGKCVSIRRNRSKISSNVYSPGYGSTNFPSVASTPESATNQDINSDESTMVINFNTDTMKFLNDIESHGNDMGNYQWIPIRTGSFSYQQSSPLIQHKVFPRIQNWKELMSKIVVSNLIHIDYILNNVGQALILSIYFIYVPSHPSLFTKIVVYFGSKSFANFLLSVVIPFFVIRALFFVFLYTWKDMSVSVYNAGSSSQEQQHPSRSLNTEFAYDTINTPLMMQTSAPPNLTSIRSVSPENVLLYHSIHPPVDVNLQTDDSKLLRLSRRIVNFWQKSSTNPWFVPIGLTCWSITVFVIAMLATVKFDSCHN
- the RPP1B gene encoding ribosomal protein P1 beta → MSDAVISYASLILADAGLDVTADNLLTLTKAAGASVDNVWAEVFAKALEGKDIKEVLSGFHAAGPAAPAAGAAAASGAAEEAAEEAAESEKEESDDDMGFGLFD